DNA from Brucella melitensis bv. 1 str. 16M:
CATCTTCCACCGATCCGACCAACTCGTCATCTTCGCGGCAAGCGAAACGTTGCAGATGCGCCATGCGGTTCAAGAAGGCATCGGGGAACCATGCGCCTTCAAGCGGCACACAAACCCAGTCATCACCACCCTTCGGCCTGATCCAGAGCTCATCCGGTTCACCGCGCGGATAGTCCAGATTGACACCGAGCTTCACATAGGCCGCACCTTGCGTGCCGCAGATACGAAATTCACAGGCCTGGAACTTGCGCCCGAAATCATGGTCATGATTGATCGAAAGCGCGCAGCGAACACGCTCGCCATAATCGAGAATTGCCGCCGTGCGCGTCTGCGCAACATCGTGGTTGGGATGGCCGATGCTCTTGGCATGGACGCCTTGCGGATTACCCAGAAGGCCGCGCACGAAATCCAGATAGTGGATCGAATGCATCGCAATCTCGATACGCGGCAGGCCTTTCAGGAAGGGCCAGAGGCCCCATGGGGTCGCAAGCGCCAGCCAGGCATCGAAATCCACCACTTCGCCGAGCCAGCCCTTGTCCACCGCGTCATAGAGCGCCAGCATCATCGGCGCAAAGCGAAGCTGGAAATTGACCGCCGCCTTCAGCTTGCGCGCACGGCAGACCTTCAGAATTTCCGTCGCACCCGCAAGATCGCTGCCCATCGGCTTCTGGATGAGTGCTGCCGCCCCCTCCGGCAATTGCGAGAGTACCGAGACATGGGCGGAAGGTGGTATTGCGAGATCGAAAACAGCCCCTTCGACCGCCAGCGCCTCTTGCATGGAAGCAAAGGCCGTAACGCCCCATTTTTCCGCAAGTTTGCGCGCCTTTTCCAGATCGGGATCGAAAATGCCCGTCACCGGAAAGCCGCCTTTTTCATAAGCCGGCAGATGCGCATCGCCGACAATGCTGCCCGCGCCGAAAATGACAATCGGCTTGGGCCGCGACGGCCTGGCCCACCATTGCCGCAG
Protein-coding regions in this window:
- a CDS encoding Gfo/Idh/MocA family protein — protein: MTDAFDPKALRQWWARPSRPKPIVIFGAGSIVGDAHLPAYEKGGFPVTGIFDPDLEKARKLAEKWGVTAFASMQEALAVEGAVFDLAIPPSAHVSVLSQLPEGAAALIQKPMGSDLAGATEILKVCRARKLKAAVNFQLRFAPMMLALYDAVDKGWLGEVVDFDAWLALATPWGLWPFLKGLPRIEIAMHSIHYLDFVRGLLGNPQGVHAKSIGHPNHDVAQTRTAAILDYGERVRCALSINHDHDFGRKFQACEFRICGTQGAAYVKLGVNLDYPRGEPDELWIRPKGGDDWVCVPLEGAWFPDAFLNRMAHLQRFACREDDELVGSVEDAWHTMALVEAAYRSSAAPATPLAARPEV